Proteins found in one Dermacentor silvarum isolate Dsil-2018 chromosome 8, BIME_Dsil_1.4, whole genome shotgun sequence genomic segment:
- the LOC119461404 gene encoding hexokinase-1, with product MQYSALTEANFHYPQLHIEDDPKKQATVENIVNPLVLNVHTISKIRDVFKNEIELGLMKNPRRPSSLQMENTYLPELPDGTEKGEFLALDLGGTNFRVLHLQLDPEGEKQFHVKYYSVPEPIRLGHGEKLFDFLADCIHDFMETNSLMGKRMPLGFCFSFPMVQKALNVGILVTWTKSFNCSGVVGQDAVQMLKDAIDRRGDMDIDIVAVVNDTTGTLVKGAYLDHECAIGLILGTGSNACYLEKIENIEKWEGDKTGVREVVIDVEWGAFGDNGVLNFIKTDFDRNVDDNSLLVNSFTFEKLFSGKFLGELVRHVLVKLIRERALFDGRASETILTKGTFTTADVSGLEGDDGEGRAREILARIGYIRVTDDDIAVVRYVCGVASARAALLVSICLAELLNRMQKPTVTVAIDGSLYKHHPRFHRLMTEFITVLAPERPFKLMLAEDGSGKGAGLVAAVADRLRRAKQNGYLE from the coding sequence ATGCAGTACTCTGCGCTCACCGAGGCCAACTTCCATTACCCGCAACTCCACATAGAGGACGACCCCAAGAAGCAGGCGACGGTGGAGAACATCGTAAACCCTCTCGTGCTCAACGTGCACACCATCAGCAAGATCCGGGACGTGTTCAAAAACGAGATCGAGCTGGGCTTGATGAAGAATCCGCGCCGACCGTCCTCTCTGCAGATGGAGAACACCTACCTACCCGAGCTTCCCGATGGCACGGAGAAGGGTGAGTTCCTTGCCTTGGACTTGGGCGGCACCAATTTCCGCGTCCTGCATCTGCAACTCGATCCGGAAGGTGAGAAGCAGTTTCACGTCAAATACTACTCAGTTCCAGAACCTATAAGACTCGGACATGGCGAAAAGTTGTTCGACTTCTTAGCCGACTGCATTCACGACTTCATGGAGACCAATAGCTTGATGGGAAAGCGAATGCCCTTGGGCTTCTGCTTCTCGTTTCCCATGGTGCAGAAGGCGCTGAACGTGGGTATTCTGGTCACTTGGACCAAGAGCTTCAACTGCAGCGGAGTGGTTGGCCAAGACGCTGTACAGATGCTCAAAGACGCCATCGACCGGCGAGGCGACATGGACATCGATATCGTAGCTGTCGTCAATGACACGACAGGTACCCTAGTCAAGGGAGCTTACCTGGATCACGAGTGTGCCATCGGTCTCATCTTGGGAACCGGGAGCAACGCCTGCTACCTCGAGAAGATCGAGAACATCGAGAAGTGGGAAGGCGACAAAACGGGTGTCCGCGAAGTGGTCATCGATGTTGAGTGGGGTGCCTTCGGCGACAACGGTGTGCTTAACTTTATCAAGACAGATTTCGACCGGAACGTCGACGATAACTCGCTGCTGGTCAACTCGTTCACTTTCGAGAAGCTCTTCTCGGGCAAATTCCTTGGCGAGTTGGTACGACATGTTCTGGTCAAGCTCATTCGAGAACGAGCCCTCTTTGATGGCAGGGCTTCCGAGACAATCCTTACGAAGGGTACGTTCACGACAGCAGACGTCTCGGGACTTGAAGGAGATGACGGTGAGGGTCGGGCACGCGAAATTTTAGCCAGAATTGGCTACATACGGGTAACCGACGATGATATCGCCGTGGTGCGCTACGTCTGCGGCGTAGCTTCGGCAAGGGCGGCGCTCCTTGTGTCTATCTGCCTAGCGGAGCTACTGAACCGCATGCAGAAGCCGACAGTGACAGTAGCTATTGACGGTTCGCTCTACAAGCACCACCCAAGATTTCACCGACTCATGACCGAATTCATCACAGTGCTGGCGCCAGAACGACCTTTCAAGCTGATGCTTGCAGAAGACGGTAGCGGAAAAGGAGCAGGTCTGGTAGCTGCTGTGGCTGATAGGCTGCGGCGTGCGAAGCAAAATGGCTACCTTGAGTGA